Proteins from a genomic interval of Prevotella sp. E13-27:
- a CDS encoding ACT domain-containing protein: MNIGIFAISTFNMDYILTKSENFERAIGLLQSAGYAIK; encoded by the coding sequence TTGAATATAGGCATTTTCGCCATTTCCACGTTCAACATGGATTACATCCTGACAAAATCAGAGAACTTTGAACGTGCTATCGGATTGCTTCAATCCGCTGGCTATGCAATAAAGTAG
- a CDS encoding thioesterase family protein has product MAKREYIQANKDWLEAKAKEDGVKALPKGIYYKVLRADIDYNRHMNNANYVRVAMELLSEDFTVRGLRVEYRVAAKLGDVLIPTLYQVEGGIILSLSIGDNVSAIVEFTE; this is encoded by the coding sequence ATGGCAAAGCGAGAATACATACAGGCCAACAAGGATTGGCTGGAGGCAAAAGCAAAGGAAGATGGCGTAAAGGCTTTGCCCAAGGGCATCTACTACAAGGTGCTCCGTGCCGACATCGACTACAACAGGCACATGAACAATGCCAACTATGTCCGTGTGGCCATGGAACTGCTGTCGGAGGACTTCACTGTGCGCGGTCTGAGGGTAGAGTATCGTGTGGCGGCAAAGCTCGGCGATGTGCTCATTCCGACGCTCTATCAAGTAGAAGGTGGCATCATCCTCTCGCTGTCCATCGGCGATAATGTCAGTGCGATTGTAGAGTTCACAGAGTGA
- a CDS encoding aldo/keto reductase, translating to MEYKVLNNGLRMPMVGLGVYNISERETQRVVEDAISVGYRSIDTAAMYYNEKGVGNAVRACGVPREELFITTKICDSCYTKEETLRTVDHSMKQLGLDYVDLMLIHWPVGNPTVMWHTLEELYEQGMFRAIGVSNFYPNTFPKIVDDAKVMPVVNQCETHVLYQQRKMLEYLKPYNVTLEAWSPLAEGRNSIFKNKALVSIGKKYGKTSAQVALKFLIQNGIIIIPKTTHRERMVENIDLFDFTLSDEDLREIRLLDTGRNVTGWPSDALKYNPESV from the coding sequence ATGGAATACAAAGTTTTGAATAATGGCCTGCGGATGCCGATGGTTGGTCTGGGTGTCTATAATATCTCTGAGAGGGAAACCCAGAGAGTAGTGGAAGATGCCATATCGGTAGGCTATAGAAGCATTGACACGGCTGCTATGTACTACAACGAGAAAGGTGTGGGGAATGCTGTTCGGGCATGTGGCGTTCCTCGTGAAGAACTGTTCATCACGACAAAGATATGCGATTCGTGCTATACGAAGGAGGAAACCTTGCGTACAGTTGACCATTCCATGAAGCAGTTGGGGCTTGACTATGTGGACTTGATGCTGATTCACTGGCCTGTCGGAAATCCTACCGTCATGTGGCACACGCTCGAAGAACTCTATGAACAAGGTATGTTCAGAGCCATTGGTGTGTCAAACTTCTATCCAAACACCTTTCCGAAGATTGTGGATGATGCAAAGGTGATGCCTGTCGTGAACCAGTGCGAGACCCATGTTCTCTATCAGCAACGGAAGATGCTGGAATACCTGAAGCCTTACAATGTAACTCTTGAAGCCTGGAGTCCGCTGGCAGAAGGCAGAAATAGCATTTTCAAGAACAAAGCACTGGTTAGTATTGGCAAAAAATATGGCAAGACATCTGCACAGGTAGCATTGAAATTCCTAATTCAGAACGGCATTATCATCATTCCCAAGACCACACATAGGGAAAGAATGGTTGAGAATATCGATCTCTTTGACTTTACGCTGTCAGATGAGGATCTCCGTGAAATCCGCCTGCTTGATACAGGCAGGAATGTAACAGGCTGGCCTTCGGATGCACTGAAATACAATCCTGAAAGTGTATGA
- a CDS encoding tetratricopeptide repeat protein: MPKERNKADSYREKAYEGDTKAMNNLGVCYERGTGVKVNLEIAFEWYMKAAEQGDVYGCFNVGECYYHGKGVDQDVVKAFEWYMKAADKGDMQSQVNVANAFYLGNGTEQDHHKAFLWYREAAFQGHILSQKNVGAAYWNGDGVEKNLEECGYPPRCYQHRGFLPSGMNLPPTAVMPRHNSPRAGF; this comes from the coding sequence ATGCCAAAGGAGCGTAACAAGGCAGACTCGTATCGCGAGAAGGCTTACGAAGGTGACACCAAGGCAATGAACAACCTTGGGGTCTGTTATGAGCGTGGCACTGGCGTAAAAGTCAATCTGGAGATTGCTTTTGAGTGGTACATGAAAGCCGCTGAGCAGGGCGATGTCTATGGATGCTTCAACGTTGGTGAGTGCTACTATCACGGCAAAGGCGTGGATCAGGATGTGGTGAAGGCATTCGAGTGGTACATGAAAGCTGCCGATAAAGGTGATATGCAGTCACAGGTCAATGTGGCCAATGCCTTCTATCTCGGCAATGGCACAGAGCAGGATCACCACAAAGCCTTCCTCTGGTATCGTGAGGCCGCTTTCCAAGGACATATACTTAGCCAAAAAAACGTCGGAGCCGCCTACTGGAATGGCGACGGTGTGGAGAAGAACTTGGAGGAATGCGGGTACCCTCCACGATGTTATCAACATCGCGGATTCCTCCCTTCTGGTATGAACTTGCCGCCAACGGCGGTGATGCCCAGGCACAATTCGCCACGGGCTGGTTTCTGA
- a CDS encoding SEL1-like repeat protein — protein sequence MTGTGVPKDERKGLKWIHKATFQGFQPAIDYCKEHGYKWY from the coding sequence ATGACTGGCACAGGCGTTCCCAAGGATGAGCGCAAGGGGCTGAAGTGGATTCACAAGGCCACCTTTCAGGGATTCCAACCTGCTATTGACTACTGTAAGGAGCATGGGTATAAGTGGTATTAA
- a CDS encoding DapH/DapD/GlmU-related protein codes for MTIQEFRDYMASGKPVVGGGDVHMMFHQLSQEALKITAEINGKYHTPEQLHDLLEQLWGREVPKTVGMFPPFHTDCGKNTIVGERVFINMGCKFQDQGGITIDEGALIGHNVVLATINHDLDPAKRQSMSYAPIHIGKNVWIGANATVLAGVTIGDGAVVAAGAVVTKDVEPNTIVGGVPAKVIKKIEIKDR; via the coding sequence ATGACAATACAAGAATTTCGTGATTACATGGCATCGGGCAAACCCGTCGTTGGCGGTGGTGATGTCCACATGATGTTCCATCAGCTGTCGCAGGAGGCACTGAAGATAACAGCAGAGATTAACGGCAAGTATCATACTCCAGAGCAGCTGCACGATTTGCTGGAACAGCTTTGGGGACGTGAAGTGCCCAAGACGGTAGGCATGTTTCCTCCGTTTCATACCGACTGCGGCAAGAACACCATCGTTGGTGAACGGGTCTTCATCAACATGGGTTGTAAGTTCCAGGATCAGGGCGGTATCACCATCGACGAGGGCGCTCTCATCGGTCACAACGTCGTGCTGGCAACCATCAATCACGACCTTGACCCGGCCAAGCGCCAGAGCATGAGCTATGCACCTATCCACATTGGCAAAAACGTATGGATTGGAGCCAATGCCACAGTTCTTGCAGGTGTGACTATTGGCGATGGAGCCGTAGTAGCAGCTGGTGCAGTAGTAACAAAGGACGTTGAACCGAATACGATTGTTGGTGGCGTTCCAGCCAAGGTGATAAAAAAGATAGAGATAAAAGACAGATAA
- a CDS encoding glycosyl hydrolase, whose product MKKNYLLFMAMLAFTLIVHAQTANDNPRERLWQAFLTPPDSIRVGCYYYWVNEQVDPKGVVADLEWMKENGITLAFLATDIRDRTTWDNPWEGQAFGKNKFQSRLWWKNLRTALKTAGRLGIEMGLFNCPGWSQSGGPWVKPEEAMRNWTSHGIEVCKTKEGTDVMCSPCSPDAQGLEVDKLSKHHVQKHFEAFIGEILRRIPQKDRPTLTTVVVDSWERGKQNYTDSIFSKFRQRFGYELDYTNPACQKDLDRLIADLVASEYMGGLTEKAHEYGLRTWCEPYAHSPFPANSITYGSAADEVAAEFWVDDRKFRQKEVDAALGSARRSGKNRVWAESFTDGWPELAKDDWSFEKLKPIADRYFHAGINASILHVMISQPGNDRKPAVRPWFGTYFDRRSQHASDLKPLVTYLRRCNFMLQLGKPLDGANDRRILNDGTKIRFTEESFFEVTFPDGRQEYWNPAQPQPSATAMPEQLQFSKAIVSGVSWYDQHGETVSAHGANIIRDGGKYYLFGEYKTDSANVFKGFSCYSSDNLTDWHFEGIVFDQQPDGRMGPDRVGERPKVLRCPATGEYVMLMHTDNLQYKDPCTCYATSQTITGPYEFQGPLLYKGEPVRKWDIGSFADDDGHAYLLVHHGIIYRLATDFHSLDSCLMNGLKGAGESPAMLKKDGTYYWLSSHTTSWERNDNMYWTSNSLSGPWEYRGEFCPKGSLTWNSQCSFVLPLENGSFMYMGDRWSFPRQRSAATYVWQPLTIADGKLTIPHYYEAWDPLTMQQEIVNSKKLHEKKWQSQVIGDSLSIPYTGRRIALYGTTDNMSGYADITIRDQRGHKVFGGIVDFYSLVPATGIRFLSPMLAKGKYTLELRIASMKPNWTDKRRNQYGSTGHKVEITHVMIE is encoded by the coding sequence TTGAAGAAAAACTACCTGCTGTTTATGGCTATGCTCGCTTTCACTCTGATAGTCCATGCACAGACAGCAAATGATAACCCTCGCGAACGTCTATGGCAAGCGTTTCTCACACCGCCCGACAGCATCCGCGTAGGATGCTACTATTATTGGGTGAACGAGCAGGTGGATCCTAAAGGTGTTGTGGCCGACTTGGAGTGGATGAAGGAGAACGGCATTACCTTGGCATTCCTTGCCACCGACATTCGCGACCGAACGACATGGGATAATCCTTGGGAGGGGCAGGCTTTCGGCAAGAACAAATTTCAGAGCCGCCTGTGGTGGAAGAATCTGCGTACGGCACTGAAAACAGCCGGTCGGCTGGGCATCGAGATGGGCTTGTTCAACTGTCCAGGATGGAGTCAGTCGGGTGGGCCATGGGTGAAGCCCGAGGAAGCTATGCGCAACTGGACGTCCCATGGCATAGAAGTCTGTAAGACCAAAGAGGGCACCGACGTAATGTGCTCTCCCTGTTCGCCCGATGCACAGGGGCTGGAGGTCGATAAGCTGTCGAAGCACCACGTGCAGAAACACTTCGAGGCATTCATTGGTGAGATTCTGCGCCGTATTCCTCAGAAGGACCGCCCCACGCTGACCACCGTTGTTGTGGACAGTTGGGAACGTGGGAAGCAAAACTACACCGATTCTATCTTTTCAAAGTTCCGTCAGCGTTTCGGCTATGAGCTTGACTACACCAACCCCGCTTGTCAGAAGGATCTCGATCGGCTCATTGCCGACCTGGTAGCTTCAGAGTATATGGGCGGACTGACTGAGAAAGCCCATGAATATGGTCTGCGCACTTGGTGTGAGCCCTACGCTCACAGCCCCTTCCCTGCCAACAGCATCACCTACGGCAGTGCAGCCGACGAGGTTGCTGCGGAATTTTGGGTGGACGATCGCAAATTCCGCCAGAAAGAGGTAGATGCAGCTCTCGGTTCCGCACGTCGCAGTGGCAAGAACAGAGTATGGGCTGAGAGTTTCACCGATGGTTGGCCTGAACTGGCAAAGGATGACTGGAGCTTTGAGAAGCTAAAGCCCATAGCCGACCGCTACTTCCATGCAGGCATCAATGCAAGCATCCTTCATGTCATGATTTCGCAGCCAGGCAACGACCGCAAACCCGCTGTCCGCCCTTGGTTCGGCACCTACTTCGACCGTCGCAGCCAGCATGCATCCGACCTGAAGCCACTTGTTACCTATCTTCGCCGCTGCAACTTCATGCTGCAGTTGGGCAAGCCGTTGGATGGTGCTAACGACCGTCGAATCCTGAACGATGGCACCAAGATTCGTTTCACCGAAGAATCATTCTTTGAAGTTACTTTCCCAGATGGTCGACAAGAATACTGGAATCCTGCCCAACCACAACCATCAGCCACAGCCATGCCTGAGCAATTGCAGTTTTCAAAGGCTATCGTGAGCGGTGTGAGTTGGTATGACCAGCATGGCGAGACTGTTTCGGCTCATGGTGCCAACATCATCCGAGACGGCGGGAAGTATTATTTGTTTGGTGAATACAAAACTGACTCGGCCAATGTATTTAAAGGTTTCAGCTGCTATTCGTCAGATAATCTGACAGACTGGCATTTTGAGGGTATCGTCTTTGATCAACAACCCGATGGACGCATGGGACCCGATCGCGTGGGCGAACGTCCGAAAGTACTCCGTTGCCCTGCAACAGGCGAATATGTAATGCTCATGCATACTGATAATCTGCAGTACAAAGACCCCTGTACCTGTTATGCTACGAGCCAAACTATTACTGGCCCTTATGAATTCCAGGGGCCGTTGCTCTACAAAGGAGAGCCTGTCAGGAAATGGGATATTGGCTCGTTTGCTGATGATGATGGGCATGCGTATCTCTTGGTGCATCATGGCATCATCTACCGTCTTGCCACTGACTTTCATTCGCTTGACTCATGTTTGATGAACGGTCTGAAAGGTGCTGGCGAGAGTCCCGCCATGCTGAAGAAAGATGGAACATACTACTGGCTTTCGAGTCACACCACATCGTGGGAACGCAACGACAATATGTACTGGACTTCCAACTCTCTTTCCGGACCATGGGAGTATCGCGGTGAATTCTGTCCCAAGGGCTCGCTTACATGGAATAGTCAATGCTCGTTCGTCCTGCCTCTGGAGAACGGTTCCTTTATGTATATGGGTGACCGCTGGTCCTTCCCCCGTCAGCGTAGTGCTGCTACTTATGTTTGGCAACCTCTTACTATTGCTGACGGTAAATTGACTATTCCGCATTATTATGAAGCTTGGGACCCGTTGACAATGCAACAGGAAATTGTAAATAGCAAAAAGCTACATGAGAAAAAATGGCAGTCGCAGGTCATTGGTGACAGTCTATCTATTCCTTACACGGGGCGTCGTATAGCACTCT